A region of Bombilactobacillus folatiphilus DNA encodes the following proteins:
- the map gene encoding type I methionyl aminopeptidase: MITLKSEREIAGMRKSGALLAQTHLGLRNIIKPGISSMEIENFADKFITDHGGHPSEKGFEGYQYATCVCVNDEVAHAEPRKELILHDGDIVKVDMTVELDGYQSDSCWCYAVGTISPEKQHLMNVTKKALYLGIDQAVVGNRLGDIGYAIQHYVEDQEKMGVVRDLIGHGIQPTMHEAPNVPHYGEPGKGLRLKEGMTITIEPMVNLGTWEIDSKFTPNNWEYFVSADGTTSAQYEHTLAITKDGPKILTSQDPIADQAYL, encoded by the coding sequence TTGATTACATTAAAGTCAGAACGTGAAATTGCAGGAATGAGAAAATCGGGGGCGCTGTTAGCTCAAACCCATTTAGGGTTGCGCAATATTATTAAGCCGGGTATCTCCAGCATGGAAATTGAAAATTTTGCTGATAAATTTATTACCGATCATGGTGGGCATCCATCTGAAAAGGGATTTGAAGGTTATCAATATGCAACTTGTGTGTGTGTCAATGATGAAGTGGCTCATGCGGAGCCGCGTAAAGAATTAATTTTGCATGACGGCGATATTGTGAAAGTTGATATGACAGTAGAATTAGACGGTTATCAAAGTGATTCCTGTTGGTGTTACGCTGTGGGGACGATTTCGCCTGAAAAACAGCATTTGATGAACGTAACTAAAAAAGCCTTGTATCTGGGGATTGATCAAGCCGTCGTTGGCAATCGCCTAGGTGATATTGGTTATGCGATTCAACATTATGTAGAAGATCAAGAAAAAATGGGTGTAGTCCGTGATTTGATTGGCCATGGAATTCAGCCGACAATGCACGAAGCACCCAATGTGCCGCATTATGGTGAACCGGGTAAGGGTTTGCGGCTCAAAGAAGGGATGACAATTACAATTGAACCGATGGTGAATTTAGGAACTTGGGAAATTGACAGTAAATTCACCCCAAATAATTGGGAATATTTTGTGTCAGCCGATGGAACGACTTCAGCTCAATATGAACATACCTTGGCGATCACCAAAGATGGTCCCAAAATTCTTACTTCCCAAGATCCCATTGCGGATCAAGCTTATTTATAA
- a CDS encoding flavodoxin: protein MTKVKIVYASMTGNDEEMADLLCENFEQAGMDVDVSEISQTDAADYQTADLCVLVSYTYSDGDEGNIPDEGLDFYHDLAETDLTGKIFGVCGSGDTFYQDFAVAVDHFATVFQRAGAIKGATSVKVELAPQSKDVANLNQFARTLIQHFK from the coding sequence TTGACCAAGGTAAAAATCGTTTACGCCAGCATGACCGGCAATGATGAAGAGATGGCGGATCTGTTGTGCGAAAATTTTGAACAGGCAGGAATGGACGTCGATGTATCTGAAATCTCGCAAACAGATGCTGCTGATTACCAAACTGCGGATCTCTGTGTGTTAGTTAGTTATACTTATTCGGACGGTGACGAAGGTAATATTCCCGATGAAGGTTTGGACTTCTATCACGATTTGGCGGAAACTGATTTGACTGGTAAAATTTTTGGTGTGTGCGGTTCAGGCGACACCTTTTATCAAGATTTTGCCGTTGCGGTGGACCACTTTGCGACCGTCTTTCAACGCGCGGGAGCAATTAAAGGGGCAACTAGTGTCAAAGTAGAATTGGCCCCACAATCAAAGGATGTTGCGAATTTAAACCAATTTGCCCGAACTTTGATCCAACATTTTAAATAG
- a CDS encoding GtrA family protein: MNIYKKHRDFIIYTIYGFLASVINVIMFNVLHNHWHINLLLANTGAWLIANVFSFIVNKKLVFHTNYQSWSTFFKESSLFLSQRLLSLILDNIIMWLGISFLHWNNLIIKMVDQIIVGLVNYLSTQAIFLQENSPMVQRIQQHVHKNK, translated from the coding sequence ATGAACATTTATAAAAAGCATCGTGATTTCATTATTTATACGATCTATGGCTTTTTGGCCTCCGTCATCAACGTCATTATGTTTAACGTATTGCACAACCATTGGCATATCAATTTATTGCTGGCTAATACCGGTGCTTGGTTAATTGCCAACGTATTTTCATTTATTGTCAATAAAAAATTAGTTTTTCACACTAATTATCAGAGCTGGTCGACATTTTTTAAAGAAAGTAGCCTTTTTTTGTCTCAACGTCTTTTATCGTTGATTCTGGACAATATTATCATGTGGTTGGGCATCAGTTTCTTGCATTGGAACAACTTAATCATCAAAATGGTTGACCAAATCATTGTGGGATTGGTCAATTACTTATCCACACAAGCTATTTTTTTACAAGAAAATAGTCCGATGGTGCAACGAATCCAGCAACACGTTCATAAAAATAAATAG
- a CDS encoding serine hydrolase, which yields MNFEQLSSELAQTIQQFHLPACGVGISSHGQTFTQGYGTYDPDWVFPIASISKSFLATTICRLADAKILDLDQPIQQAWSDFQMFDEHATKSLTWRDLLSHRSGLPAHDLMRFTNGPLTLAQVAQKVRYLKPNVDVRYRMQYNNLMFGVLTYALEQVLGTDYYTYLQENLLDLLQLKHTYVHDERSLAPIAPPYFRFTQGRKKITFMSPGHLGGASSMLSMPEDLLAWSQFHLYNYQKHDANNLAQMYKPQVVMTPSRPFAKPQFSAYGFGMMMETYRGYKYFYHSGSFIGYCAMLGFVPDLDLSFVMLTNMDSTNATFAVPYQIIDAAAGLDKVDWSQKIRYIERQNKAQQKAKEQAQFGDTKFEVASHSRWLGTYQHPGYGTIELRDYKGQLVAKFGTMTCAVVQDLKGKLFIDAPLLHQLIALKINNRNLQLLAEPALGTMTTFEKI from the coding sequence ATGAATTTTGAACAATTATCTAGTGAATTAGCACAAACGATTCAACAATTTCATTTACCAGCTTGCGGTGTCGGCATTTCTAGTCATGGTCAAACTTTTACGCAAGGTTATGGTACATATGACCCCGACTGGGTCTTTCCGATTGCGTCGATTTCCAAGTCATTTTTAGCGACAACCATTTGTCGATTGGCAGATGCTAAAATTTTGGATTTAGATCAGCCGATTCAACAAGCTTGGTCTGATTTTCAAATGTTTGATGAGCATGCAACTAAATCATTAACGTGGCGCGATTTATTGTCTCATCGTAGTGGCTTGCCAGCCCATGATTTAATGCGTTTTACTAATGGTCCGTTGACTTTGGCGCAAGTAGCTCAAAAAGTTCGTTATTTAAAACCAAATGTCGATGTCCGGTATCGAATGCAATATAATAATTTGATGTTTGGCGTGTTAACTTATGCATTGGAACAAGTATTAGGAACCGATTATTATACTTACTTACAGGAAAATTTATTAGATTTGTTACAATTGAAGCACACTTATGTTCATGATGAGCGGAGTTTGGCGCCCATTGCGCCACCGTACTTTAGATTTACACAGGGGCGAAAGAAAATTACTTTTATGTCTCCGGGCCATTTGGGTGGGGCTAGCAGCATGTTGTCGATGCCTGAGGATTTGTTGGCTTGGTCGCAATTTCATTTGTACAATTATCAAAAGCATGACGCCAATAATTTAGCGCAAATGTATAAGCCTCAAGTCGTCATGACCCCCAGTCGACCGTTTGCTAAGCCGCAGTTTAGTGCGTATGGCTTTGGCATGATGATGGAAACTTATCGTGGTTATAAGTATTTTTATCACAGCGGTTCGTTTATTGGTTATTGTGCTATGTTGGGCTTTGTGCCTGATTTGGACTTGTCTTTTGTAATGCTGACTAATATGGATAGTACTAATGCTACTTTTGCTGTGCCATATCAAATTATTGATGCGGCTGCTGGGTTAGACAAAGTTGATTGGTCCCAAAAAATTCGATATATCGAACGCCAAAATAAAGCACAACAAAAGGCGAAAGAGCAAGCACAATTTGGCGATACCAAGTTCGAAGTTGCCAGTCATTCCCGTTGGTTAGGGACTTATCAACATCCTGGTTATGGGACTATTGAATTGCGTGATTATAAAGGACAATTAGTGGCGAAATTTGGGACGATGACTTGCGCAGTCGTGCAAGATTTGAAGGGCAAACTCTTCATTGATGCACCATTATTACACCAGTTGATTGCGTTAAAAATTAATAACCGTAATTTGCAATTATTGGCTGAACCAGCTTTAGGCACAATGACCACATTTGAGAAAATTTAA
- a CDS encoding aldo/keto reductase, protein MKYVTISPELNQVSNLALGIMRWGDLTIEQATAALIAAQQCGINFLDSADIYSHGRCEEVFGQAFQMGNFQRDDWFIQSKVGIVPHKRYDFSKQHLLDSVDTILSRMQIDYLDLLVLHRPDPLMDLTEIQTAFDILIANGKVHHFGVSNFNAAQIKLLQSGLHQKLVVNQLQFSLAHTAMIDFGLHTNLDDAAGIDRDDGTLEYCQQHQLTVQAWSPFQHGFSVGTFIDNPHFGNLNVVLDQLAHKYQTNKNAVAAAWILRHPAKWQVILGTTHPDHIINSAQCNNFTLTRQEWYNLYLAAGHDLP, encoded by the coding sequence ATGAAATATGTAACAATCAGTCCAGAACTCAATCAAGTTTCGAACCTAGCTTTAGGAATCATGCGCTGGGGCGATCTCACCATTGAGCAAGCAACTGCAGCACTCATTGCCGCTCAACAGTGTGGAATCAACTTTTTAGATTCGGCGGATATTTATAGTCATGGTCGTTGCGAGGAAGTCTTTGGACAAGCCTTTCAAATGGGGAACTTTCAACGAGATGATTGGTTCATACAATCTAAAGTCGGGATTGTGCCACATAAACGTTATGACTTTTCTAAGCAACACCTGTTAGATAGTGTCGACACAATTTTGTCGCGCATGCAAATTGATTATCTGGACTTGTTAGTCCTACATCGACCTGATCCGCTCATGGATTTAACCGAAATCCAAACAGCTTTTGATATTTTGATAGCTAATGGCAAAGTCCATCATTTTGGTGTTTCTAATTTTAATGCCGCTCAAATTAAATTATTACAATCAGGTTTGCACCAAAAATTAGTCGTTAATCAATTACAATTTAGTTTGGCGCATACAGCGATGATCGATTTTGGCTTACATACCAATCTAGATGACGCAGCCGGAATTGATCGTGATGATGGAACCTTGGAGTATTGCCAGCAACACCAGCTAACCGTCCAAGCGTGGTCACCATTTCAACATGGTTTTTCTGTAGGTACCTTTATTGACAACCCCCATTTTGGCAACCTAAACGTTGTTCTGGATCAATTAGCTCATAAATATCAAACTAATAAAAATGCCGTAGCCGCGGCTTGGATTCTACGACATCCCGCAAAGTGGCAAGTAATTCTTGGAACCACCCACCCAGATCATATTATTAATAGCGCCCAATGTAATAATTTTACGTTAACACGTCAGGAATGGTATAACCTCTATCTAGCGGCCGGACATGATTTACCATAG
- a CDS encoding type II toxin-antitoxin system RelB/DinJ family antitoxin, producing MAKIEVKIADNVKQKAQNILHTHGLTISDFMQMAMNRVVEEGLPQYYAFAENESLEQSLQEIVSELPNEEITSKTTVLEGIANLIEQNNNK from the coding sequence GTGGCTAAAATTGAAGTAAAAATTGCAGACAATGTTAAGCAAAAAGCACAGAATATCCTTCATACACACGGTTTAACGATTTCTGACTTTATGCAGATGGCAATGAATCGGGTTGTTGAAGAAGGACTGCCCCAATATTATGCCTTTGCTGAAAATGAATCTTTGGAACAGTCACTGCAAGAAATCGTCAGTGAACTGCCTAATGAGGAAATCACATCCAAGACAACCGTTTTGGAGGGTATCGCAAACTTAATTGAACAAAATAACAATAAATAA
- a CDS encoding NupC/NupG family nucleoside CNT transporter translates to MRFVFLLTGILLVLVIGWFVSSDRKHIKFKKMLIMFVLQLIISFLCLNTSGGIHAMSAISNFFNWLMVQAAGGINFVFGGLVIQKGASVFFLNVLMPIVFISALVGILNYVKILPWIIKWTGYLLNKLAGMGELESYFAVSTAILGQPEVFLTIKDIIPKLDEKRLYTICASAMSAVSASVVASYMQLVPGKFVVTAVLLNILSALIVSCVINPYDVSAEENQAINAGTATMDLSQEPFFQVVGNYIQDGFNLAMTVAAMLIGFVALVTFLNSTCTVIFHISFTTILGYIFSPIAYLMGVPSRDIQQVGSLMATKMLTNEFVALGQLHKLLHVLSPKAVAIISSYLVSFANFSVIGIITGAIKSISAKQGAFVAKFSMKLLLGATLASILTGTIVGLYF, encoded by the coding sequence ATGCGATTTGTTTTCTTGTTAACGGGAATTTTGTTAGTGCTAGTGATTGGCTGGTTCGTGAGTAGTGACCGCAAACATATTAAATTTAAAAAAATGCTTATTATGTTTGTGCTACAACTCATAATTTCTTTTCTGTGTCTGAATACTTCTGGTGGTATTCACGCGATGAGTGCTATTTCTAATTTCTTTAATTGGTTGATGGTGCAAGCCGCTGGCGGGATTAATTTTGTTTTTGGTGGTTTGGTAATTCAAAAAGGTGCCTCGGTTTTCTTTTTGAATGTTTTGATGCCAATTGTCTTCATCTCGGCTTTGGTCGGCATTTTAAATTATGTGAAGATTTTGCCGTGGATTATTAAATGGACAGGTTATCTGTTGAATAAATTGGCCGGCATGGGCGAATTAGAGAGTTATTTTGCGGTTTCAACAGCCATTTTGGGGCAACCAGAAGTATTTTTGACGATTAAGGACATTATTCCTAAGCTAGACGAAAAACGTTTATATACGATCTGTGCTTCAGCCATGAGTGCGGTGTCAGCTTCTGTGGTGGCTTCTTATATGCAATTAGTGCCTGGTAAATTCGTCGTGACAGCTGTTTTGTTGAATATTTTATCAGCATTAATCGTGTCTTGTGTGATCAATCCATATGATGTTTCGGCTGAGGAAAATCAAGCAATTAATGCTGGGACGGCAACGATGGATCTGTCTCAGGAACCTTTCTTTCAGGTAGTGGGTAATTATATTCAGGATGGTTTTAATTTAGCGATGACAGTTGCAGCAATGTTGATTGGTTTTGTTGCTTTAGTAACTTTCTTGAATAGTACTTGTACGGTTATTTTTCATATCAGTTTTACGACAATTTTGGGCTATATCTTTTCACCAATTGCTTATTTGATGGGTGTTCCTAGCCGAGATATTCAACAAGTTGGCAGCTTGATGGCCACGAAGATGTTGACAAATGAATTTGTTGCTTTAGGACAATTACACAAATTGCTACATGTTTTAAGTCCCAAAGCTGTGGCGATTATTTCCTCTTATTTAGTTTCGTTTGCTAATTTTAGTGTTATTGGTATTATTACGGGGGCTATTAAATCCATTAGTGCTAAGCAAGGTGCTTTTGTGGCAAAATTTTCGATGAAATTGTTGTTAGGTGCAACTTTGGCTTCAATTTTGACAGGAACCATTGTAGGTCTGTACTTCTAA
- a CDS encoding pyrimidine-nucleoside phosphorylase has protein sequence MRMVDIIDKKRHCQELTPEELQFFVDGVCNGTIPDYQTSALLMAIYFQDMTDQERADLTMKMMQSGDHLDLSSIDGIKVDKHSTGGVGDKISLPLAAVVAATGIPVPMISGRGLGHTGGTLDKLEAIPGYQVELSEQDFIQQVAQEKLAIIGATGDIAPADKKIYALRDVTDTVDSIPLIASSIMSKKIAAGTDALVIDVKTGAGAFMKTLDESVALAKALVAIGKGVGLKCLAVISDMNQPLGYKIGNSLEIEESIDVLKGKGPADVTELMLTLGSYMVVLGEKAPNEKVARQLLEEAISSGKALDRFKAMIKAQGGDVRVIDDYTIMPQAQYQIELPAQQNGVVAQIKADEIGVASMLLGGGRQKAEDQLDYSVGIELHKKVGDAVQTGESLLTIYSNRKDVSDIKELLYQNITIAEQAAKKPMIYQIVD, from the coding sequence ATGAGAATGGTTGATATTATTGATAAAAAACGGCACTGCCAAGAATTAACACCAGAAGAATTACAGTTTTTTGTGGATGGTGTTTGTAATGGAACAATTCCCGATTATCAAACAAGCGCGTTACTGATGGCGATCTATTTTCAGGATATGACCGATCAAGAGCGGGCTGATTTGACGATGAAAATGATGCAATCAGGCGATCATCTGGATTTATCTAGCATTGATGGGATTAAAGTAGATAAGCATTCGACGGGGGGTGTCGGTGATAAAATCAGTTTGCCATTAGCCGCTGTAGTTGCAGCGACTGGGATTCCTGTCCCAATGATTTCTGGTCGCGGATTGGGACATACGGGTGGAACTTTAGATAAGCTGGAAGCGATACCAGGATATCAGGTGGAGTTGAGTGAACAAGATTTTATTCAGCAAGTTGCGCAAGAAAAGTTAGCCATTATTGGGGCAACGGGCGATATTGCGCCAGCCGATAAAAAAATTTATGCTTTGCGGGATGTGACCGATACTGTCGATTCGATTCCTTTGATTGCCAGTTCCATTATGAGTAAAAAAATTGCGGCAGGTACGGATGCTTTAGTAATTGATGTCAAAACCGGTGCGGGTGCTTTCATGAAAACGTTAGATGAGTCGGTGGCTTTGGCCAAAGCCTTGGTTGCAATTGGCAAAGGGGTCGGGTTGAAGTGTCTGGCAGTGATTTCAGATATGAATCAACCTTTAGGTTATAAGATTGGTAATTCGTTGGAAATCGAGGAATCAATTGACGTCTTGAAAGGCAAGGGTCCCGCGGATGTAACTGAGTTGATGCTGACTTTGGGGAGCTATATGGTCGTTTTAGGTGAAAAAGCGCCCAATGAAAAAGTTGCGCGTCAGCTTTTAGAAGAAGCAATTAGTTCTGGCAAAGCTTTAGATCGTTTCAAAGCAATGATTAAGGCGCAAGGTGGCGATGTACGGGTCATTGATGATTACACGATTATGCCGCAAGCGCAGTATCAAATTGAATTACCGGCACAACAAAATGGGGTTGTGGCTCAAATTAAAGCTGATGAAATTGGCGTTGCCAGCATGTTGTTGGGTGGTGGAAGACAAAAAGCTGAGGATCAACTTGATTATAGTGTGGGCATTGAACTACACAAAAAGGTTGGGGATGCGGTGCAAACAGGTGAGTCGCTGTTAACAATTTATAGTAATCGAAAAGATGTGAGCGATATCAAAGAGTTGCTATATCAAAATATCACAATTGCTGAGCAAGCTGCTAAAAAGCCAATGATTTATCAAATTGTGGATTGA
- a CDS encoding sugar-binding transcriptional regulator, whose translation MKPTDKTKLKQALTVAQLYYEENLSQAAIAQKMGLSRPTISRLLQLAKESGLVKIQIENPFLNDADLTDILSQKYQAQIHVVAPHFAGQTTNLDSVGAYAANFLTNLVKPNDIIGIGWGKTIHAMTQNLTEQIVPGVQTVQLKGGFSFSHEKTFSYESINELAQAFHTQAQYLPLPTIFDSQVTKDLVEQDRFIKQILDLGKQANIALFSVGTVRSNSLLFNLGYLTQQQKSALQAKAVGDIVSRFIDSEGQIIDQELNQRTVGIEASDLKQKQTSIVIASGLQKAAAVHAVLKAHYANFAILDTALAQSLINYE comes from the coding sequence ATGAAACCAACTGACAAAACGAAACTTAAACAAGCGTTAACGGTAGCACAACTTTATTACGAAGAAAATTTAAGTCAGGCAGCAATTGCACAAAAAATGGGCTTATCACGGCCGACGATTTCGCGCCTACTGCAATTGGCGAAAGAATCGGGTTTAGTGAAAATTCAGATTGAAAATCCATTTTTGAATGACGCTGATTTAACGGATATTTTGTCGCAGAAATATCAGGCACAAATTCATGTTGTAGCGCCGCATTTTGCTGGTCAAACAACTAATTTAGATAGTGTCGGAGCTTACGCGGCCAACTTTTTAACTAATCTAGTCAAACCTAATGACATTATTGGCATCGGCTGGGGGAAAACAATTCATGCGATGACACAGAATTTAACTGAACAAATTGTCCCAGGTGTGCAAACGGTCCAATTAAAGGGTGGTTTTAGTTTTAGTCATGAAAAGACTTTTTCTTACGAAAGTATCAACGAATTAGCGCAAGCTTTTCACACGCAAGCGCAATATTTACCTTTGCCCACAATTTTTGATAGTCAAGTGACGAAGGATTTGGTAGAGCAGGATCGGTTTATCAAGCAAATTCTGGATTTGGGTAAGCAGGCAAATATTGCCCTGTTTAGTGTGGGAACTGTCCGAAGTAATTCGTTGCTCTTTAACCTGGGTTATTTGACCCAGCAACAAAAAAGTGCGTTACAAGCTAAAGCGGTTGGCGACATTGTTTCACGTTTTATTGACAGCGAAGGACAAATTATTGATCAAGAATTGAATCAACGAACAGTAGGCATTGAGGCTAGTGATTTGAAGCAAAAACAAACTTCCATCGTGATAGCTAGTGGTTTACAAAAAGCGGCGGCAGTTCATGCTGTTTTGAAAGCTCATTACGCTAATTTTGCAATTTTGGATACTGCTCTAGCCCAAAGTTTGATTAATTATGAATAA
- a CDS encoding phosphopentomutase → MIYKRIFGIVLDSIGTGEAHDAADFSDLGADTLGHIGAYFNGNLKLPNLQKLGLSNQRATPILGVPKVQQPLGYFGNMQEVSVGKDSMDGHWEMMQLPVKTKLSFFPNGFPADLLAKIAEFSGRKIIGNRPESGTKIIAELGEQQMKTGDLIIYTSGDSVLQIAAHEDIISVKELYRISEYARSLVNGPEYTVGRIIARPYVGADKDHFTRTANRHDFTLKPTGKTTLDYLQENGVTTIGIGKINDIFSSQGIDEGYHNESNMDGMDHLDHVMQQDFTGFCFTNLVDFDAMYGHRRNIKGDGEALMAFDQRLGRVLDQMHADDLLMITADHGNDPSYQGTDHTRELVPLLVYSPSMQAPTSLQTRSTFSDFGATIADNFQVQTNDCGTSFLNQLH, encoded by the coding sequence ATGATTTATAAACGTATTTTTGGAATTGTTTTGGATTCAATTGGGACCGGTGAAGCCCATGATGCAGCCGATTTTTCCGATTTAGGCGCTGACACTTTAGGGCATATTGGTGCATATTTTAATGGCAATTTAAAATTGCCCAATTTACAAAAATTAGGTTTGTCCAATCAACGGGCAACACCGATTTTAGGTGTACCCAAGGTACAACAACCATTAGGATATTTTGGCAATATGCAAGAGGTTTCAGTTGGTAAAGATAGTATGGATGGGCATTGGGAAATGATGCAATTACCAGTTAAAACCAAATTGTCCTTTTTTCCAAACGGTTTTCCAGCTGATTTGTTAGCGAAAATTGCCGAATTTTCAGGACGAAAAATTATTGGTAACCGGCCCGAATCCGGCACCAAGATTATTGCAGAATTAGGCGAACAACAAATGAAAACCGGTGATTTGATCATTTATACATCGGGAGATTCTGTTTTACAAATTGCTGCTCATGAAGATATCATTTCGGTCAAAGAATTATACCGCATTAGTGAATATGCGCGCAGCCTAGTTAACGGCCCTGAATACACGGTAGGGCGGATTATTGCGCGTCCTTATGTCGGAGCAGACAAAGATCATTTTACACGGACAGCCAATCGGCATGACTTTACACTCAAACCAACAGGCAAAACGACTTTGGACTACTTACAAGAAAATGGTGTGACGACGATTGGAATTGGTAAAATCAACGATATCTTTAGTAGTCAAGGGATTGACGAAGGTTACCATAATGAGAGTAATATGGATGGGATGGATCATTTAGATCATGTCATGCAACAAGATTTCACAGGCTTTTGTTTTACGAACTTGGTGGATTTTGATGCGATGTATGGTCACCGTCGCAATATTAAGGGTGACGGCGAAGCGTTGATGGCTTTTGATCAACGTTTAGGACGAGTTTTAGATCAAATGCACGCGGATGATTTATTGATGATTACGGCTGATCATGGCAATGACCCTAGCTATCAAGGGACGGATCATACGCGTGAATTAGTGCCATTATTGGTCTACTCACCAAGCATGCAAGCACCAACTAGTTTACAGACGAGATCTACTTTTAGCGATTTTGGCGCCACGATTGCTGATAATTTCCAAGTTCAAACAAATGATTGTGGAACGAGCTTTTTAAACCAACTTCACTGA
- the deoC gene encoding deoxyribose-phosphate aldolase, producing MMTDLTKRQLAKYLDHTLLAPNATKEEIIRTCNEAKQYQTASVCVNAHWASLVHQQLAQSEIQTCVVVGFPLGATSTQAKVAEAQQAMRDGADELDMVINLGELLGGNDGAVQADISAVVQAVHAQDKLLKVIIETSFLNDEQIVKACQLSEQAQADFVKTSTGFSSAGAKENDVHLMRATVGESLGVKASGGIHSYQEALGMIEAGASRLGVSATVKILAGAKD from the coding sequence ATGATGACAGATTTAACAAAAAGACAATTGGCAAAATATTTGGATCATACACTTTTGGCACCGAATGCGACGAAGGAGGAAATTATCCGGACTTGCAATGAGGCAAAACAATATCAAACTGCTTCGGTTTGTGTGAACGCACATTGGGCTAGTTTAGTTCATCAACAATTAGCTCAAAGTGAAATTCAGACTTGCGTGGTGGTCGGTTTTCCTTTAGGAGCTACAAGTACGCAAGCCAAGGTTGCAGAAGCTCAGCAGGCGATGCGTGATGGCGCAGACGAATTAGATATGGTGATTAATCTTGGTGAATTGCTTGGTGGTAATGATGGAGCGGTCCAAGCTGACATTTCGGCTGTGGTACAAGCAGTTCATGCTCAAGATAAATTGTTAAAAGTGATTATTGAAACGTCATTTTTGAATGATGAACAAATTGTCAAAGCGTGTCAGTTATCAGAGCAAGCACAGGCAGATTTTGTCAAAACTTCTACTGGTTTTAGTTCTGCGGGTGCCAAAGAAAATGACGTCCATTTAATGCGAGCAACGGTTGGGGAAAGTTTGGGCGTCAAAGCGTCGGGGGGAATTCACTCTTATCAAGAGGCTTTGGGCATGATTGAAGCTGGAGCGAGTCGTTTAGGTGTCAGTGCAACAGTCAAGATTTTAGCTGGAGCTAAGGATTGA